One genomic window of Lepeophtheirus salmonis chromosome 5, UVic_Lsal_1.4, whole genome shotgun sequence includes the following:
- the LOC139905547 gene encoding general transcription factor II-I repeat domain-containing protein 2-like, which produces MIRRVEKISDDLMSQLKDASHKFLWYSLALDESTDVQDTALLLVFIQEVDANFQLTEELISVESLKDRTTGKDLFSAVENCIARTGRDWNKMASVTIDGDRALTGNI; this is translated from the coding sequence ATGATTAGACGGGTTGAAAAAATAAGTGACGATCTCATGAGCCAACTGAAGGATGCAAGCCACAAGTTTTTGTGGTATTCGCTTGCATTGGATGAAAGCACTGATGTACAAGACACTGCACTGTTGTTGGTATTTATACAGGAAGTGGATGCTAATTTTCAACTTACTGAAGAGCTAATTAGTGTCGAGTCCCTAAAAGACAGAACAACTGGTAAGGACTTGTTTAGTGCAGTTGAAAACTGTATTGCAAGAACTGGGCGGGATTGGAATAAAATGGCAAGTGTAACAATTGATGGAGATCGTGCATTGACAGGAAACATTTAG
- the LOC121117752 gene encoding very long chain fatty acid elongase AAEL008004 isoform X1: MSWVDTMTMGGISSLQKLHAYAWGHRDKRVDNWALMWSIYPTLFIILCYLILIKIIGPYFMKNRKPFEFKNIMQFYNAFQVGFSFWLFYYGISLGWATHYNWVCQPVEKDATPNSLPMQMAEMVWWYYFSKFTEFVDTIIFVLRKKNNQVSFLHVFHHSSMPLFSWILLRWAPGGHETFGGVINALVHVFMYSYYFLSSLGPSIAPYLWWKKYLTIMQLIQFLLVLLKSSVILLGIVDCGFPWQISLMSLSIIIPFIGLFSNFFVVEYSKRKNAYLKKNNDPNSNYLVDIKKSS; the protein is encoded by the exons ATGAGTTGg GTCGACACTATGACTATGGGTGGAATATCGTCTCTTCAAAAACTACATGCCTATGCTTGGGGACATCGTGATAAACGAGTGGATAATTGGGCATTGATGTGGAGTATTTACCCAACtctcttcattattttatgttatcttATCTTGATTAAGATTATTGGgccatattttatgaaaaacagaaagccgtttgagtttaaaaatattatgcagTTCTATAACGCATTCCAAGTTGGTTTTAGTTTCTGGCTTTTCTACTATGGAATATCTCTAGGGTGGGCTACGCATTATAATTGGG tcTGCCAACCTGTAGAAAAGGATGCAACTCCAAACTCACTCCCGATGCAAATGGCAGAAATGGTCTGGTGGTACTATTTCAGCAAATTTACGGAATTTGTGGATACAATAATCTTTGtactaaggaaaaaaaataatcaagtttcATTTCTTCATGTATTTCATCATTCTTCCATGCCTTTATTTTCATGGATTTTACTTCGATGGGCTCCTGGAGGGCATGAAACCTTTGGAGGAGTCATTAATGCTCTAGTTCACGTTTTCATGTATTCTTATTACTTTTTGTCATCCCTTGGACCATCCATTGCACCTTATTTATGGTGGAAAAAGTATTTGACCATTATGCAactaattcaatttcttttggTTCTTTTGAAAAGCTCCGTTATATTATTGGGAATTGTAGATTGTGGATTCCCTTGGCAAATAAGTTTGATGTCATTGAGCATCATCATTCCATTCATTGGACTATTTTCAAACTTCTTTGTGGTcgaatattcaaaaagaaagaacgcctatttaaagaaaaataatgatccCAATAGTAATTATTTAGTAGATATTAAGAAATCaagttaa
- the LOC121117752 gene encoding very long chain fatty acid elongase AAEL008004 isoform X2, producing MTMGGISSLQKLHAYAWGHRDKRVDNWALMWSIYPTLFIILCYLILIKIIGPYFMKNRKPFEFKNIMQFYNAFQVGFSFWLFYYGISLGWATHYNWVCQPVEKDATPNSLPMQMAEMVWWYYFSKFTEFVDTIIFVLRKKNNQVSFLHVFHHSSMPLFSWILLRWAPGGHETFGGVINALVHVFMYSYYFLSSLGPSIAPYLWWKKYLTIMQLIQFLLVLLKSSVILLGIVDCGFPWQISLMSLSIIIPFIGLFSNFFVVEYSKRKNAYLKKNNDPNSNYLVDIKKSS from the exons ATGACTATGGGTGGAATATCGTCTCTTCAAAAACTACATGCCTATGCTTGGGGACATCGTGATAAACGAGTGGATAATTGGGCATTGATGTGGAGTATTTACCCAACtctcttcattattttatgttatcttATCTTGATTAAGATTATTGGgccatattttatgaaaaacagaaagccgtttgagtttaaaaatattatgcagTTCTATAACGCATTCCAAGTTGGTTTTAGTTTCTGGCTTTTCTACTATGGAATATCTCTAGGGTGGGCTACGCATTATAATTGGG tcTGCCAACCTGTAGAAAAGGATGCAACTCCAAACTCACTCCCGATGCAAATGGCAGAAATGGTCTGGTGGTACTATTTCAGCAAATTTACGGAATTTGTGGATACAATAATCTTTGtactaaggaaaaaaaataatcaagtttcATTTCTTCATGTATTTCATCATTCTTCCATGCCTTTATTTTCATGGATTTTACTTCGATGGGCTCCTGGAGGGCATGAAACCTTTGGAGGAGTCATTAATGCTCTAGTTCACGTTTTCATGTATTCTTATTACTTTTTGTCATCCCTTGGACCATCCATTGCACCTTATTTATGGTGGAAAAAGTATTTGACCATTATGCAactaattcaatttcttttggTTCTTTTGAAAAGCTCCGTTATATTATTGGGAATTGTAGATTGTGGATTCCCTTGGCAAATAAGTTTGATGTCATTGAGCATCATCATTCCATTCATTGGACTATTTTCAAACTTCTTTGTGGTcgaatattcaaaaagaaagaacgcctatttaaagaaaaataatgatccCAATAGTAATTATTTAGTAGATATTAAGAAATCaagttaa